In Lemur catta isolate mLemCat1 chromosome 1, mLemCat1.pri, whole genome shotgun sequence, one DNA window encodes the following:
- the EEF2 gene encoding elongation factor 2, translating to MVNFTVDQIRAIMDKKANIRNMSVIAHVDHGKSTLTDSLVCKAGIIASARAGETRFTDTRKDEQERCITIKSTAISLFYELSENDLNFIKQSKDGSGFLINLIDSPGHVDFSSEVTAALRVTDGALVVVDCVSGVCVQTETVLRQAIAERIKPVLMMNKMDRALLELQLEPEELYQTFQRIVENVNVIISTYGEGESGPMGNIMIDPVLGTVGFGSGLHGWAFTLKQFAEMYVAKFAAKGEGQLGPAERARKVEDMMKKLWGDRYFDPANGKFSKSATNADGKKLPRTFCQLILDPIFKVFDAIMNFKKEETAKLIEKLDIKLDSEDKDKEGKPLLKAVMRRWLPAGDALLQMITIHLPSPVTAQKYRCELLYEGPPDDEAAMGIKSCDPKGPLMMYISKMVPTSDKGRFYAFGRVFSGLVSTGLKVRIMGPNYTPGKKEDLYLKPIQRTILMMGRYVEPIEDVPCGNIVGLVGVDQFLVKTGTITTFEHAHNMRVMKFSVSPVVRVAVEAKNPADLPKLVEGLKRLAKSDPMVQCIIEESGEHIIAGAGELHLEICLKDLEEDHACIPIKKSDPVVSYRETVSEESNVLCLSKSPNKHNRLYMKARPFPDGLAEDIDKGEVSARQELKQRARYLAEKYEWDVAEARKIWCFGPDGTGPNILTDITKGVQYLNEIKDSVVAGFQWATKEGALCEENMRGVRFDVHDVTLHADAIHRGGGQIIPTARRCLYASVLTAQPRLMEPIYLVEIQCPEQVVGGIYGVLNRKRGHVFEESQVAGTPMFVVKAYLPVNESFGFTADLRSNTGGQAFPQCVFDHWQILPGDPFDNTSRPSQVVAETRKRKGLKEGIPALDNFLDKL from the exons ATG gtGAACTTCACGGTAGACCAGATCCGGGCCATCATGGACAAGAAGGCCAACATCCGGAACATGTCTGTCATTGCCCATGTGGACCACGGCAAGTCCACGCTGACAGATTCCCTGGTGTGCAAGGCAGGCATCATTGCATCGGCCCGGGCCGGGGAGACTCGCTTCACTGACACCCGGAAGGATGAGCAGGAGCGTTGCATCACCATCAAGTCAAC tGCCATCTCCCTCTTCTACGAGCTTTCTGAGAACGACTTGAACTTTATCAAGCAGAGCAAGGACGGCTCTGGTTTTCTCATCAACCTCATTGACTCTCCTGGGCACGTGGACTTCTCTTCGGAGGTGACAGCTGCTCTCCGAGTCACCGATGGCGCCTTGGTGGTGGTGGACTGTGTGTCAG GCGTGTGTGTGCAGACGGAGACGGTGTTGCGGCAGGCCATTGCCGAGCGCATCAAACCCGTGCTCATGATGAACAAGATGGACCGCGCCCTGCTCGAGCTGCAGCTGGAGCCTGAGGAGCTCTACCAGACCTTCCAGCGCATCGTGGAGAACGTGAACGTCATTATCTCCACCTACGGGGAGGGCGAGAGCGGCCCCATGGGCAACATCATG ATCGACCCTGTCCTGGGCACTGTGGGTTTTGGGTCTGGCCTGCATGGCTGGGCCTTCACCCTGAAGCAGTTTGCGGAGATGTATGTGGCCAAGTTTGCAGCCAAGGGCGAGGGCCAGCTTGGGCCCGCTGAGCGGGCCAGGAAAGTGGAGGACATGATGAAGAAGCTGTGGGGTGACAG GTACTTTGACCCAGCCAATGGCAAATTCAGCAAGTCAGCCACGAATGCTGACGGGAAGAAGCTTCCCCGGACATTCTGCCAGCTCATCCTAGACCCCATCTTCAAG GTGTTTGACGCGATCATGAATTTCAAGAAAGAGGAGACGGCAAAACTGATTGAAAAACTGGACATCAAGCTGGACAGTGAGGACAAGGACAAAGAAGGCAAACCCCTCTTGAAG GCTGTGATGCGCCGCTGGCTGCCTGCTGGGGACGCCCTGCTGCAGATGATCACCATCCACCTGCCCTCACCAGTGACGGCCCAGAAGTACCGCTGTGAGCTGCTGTATGAGGGGCCCCCAGACGACGAGGCTGCCATGG GCATTAAAAGCTGTGACCCCAAAGGCCCCCTTATGATGTACATTTCCAAAATGGTGCCAACCTCCGACAAAGGTCGGTTCTACGCCTTCGGACGTGTCTTCTCGGGGCTGGTGTCTACCGGCCTGAAGGTCAGGATCATGGGGCCCAACTACACCCCTGGGAAGAAGGAGGACCTCTACCTGAAGCCCATCCAGAG AACAATCCTGATGATGGGCCGCTACGTGGAGCCCATCGAGGACGTGCCTTGTGGGAACATTGTGGGCCTGGTGGGTGTTGACCAGTTCCTAGTGAAGACGGGCACCATCACCACCTTTGAGCACGCCCACAACATGAGGGTGATGAAGTTCAGCGTCAGCCCTGTTGTCAGGGTCGCTGTGGAGGCCAAGAACCCAGCAGACCTGCCCAAGCTGGTGGAGGGGCTGAAGCGCCTGGCCAAGTCGGACCCCATGGTGCAG TGCATCATTGAGGAGTCCGGCGAGCACATCATCGCCGGTGCCGGCGAGCTGCACCTGGAGATCTGCCTGAAGGACCTGGAGGAAGACCACGCCTGCATCCCCATCAAG AAATCCGACCCAGTTGTCTCGTACCGTGAGACGGTCAGTGAGGAGTCCAATGTGCTCTGCCTCTCCAAGTCCCCCAATAAGCACAACCGGCTGTACATGAAGGCGCGGCCCTTCCCTGATGGCCTGGCTGAGGACATCGACAAGGGCGAGGTGTCCGCCCGCCAGGAGCTGAAGCAGCGGGCCCGATACCTGGCCGAGAAGTATGAGTGGGATGTGGCTGAGGCCCGCAAGATCTGGTGCTTTGGGCCCGATGGCACTGGCCCCAACATTCTCACTGATATCACCAAGGGTGTGCAGTACCTCAATGAGATCAAGGACAGCGTAGTGGCCGGCTTCCAGTGGGCCACCAAGGAG GGAGCGCTGTGCGAGGAGAACATGCGGGGTGTGCGCTTCGATGTCCATGATGTGACTTTGCACGCAGATGCCATTCACCGTGGGGGTGGCCAGATCATCCCCACGGCGCGGCGCTGCTTGTATGCCAGTGTGCTGACTGCCCAGCCTCGCCTCATGGAGCCCATCTATCTGGTGGAGATCCAG TGTCCAGAACAAGTGGTTGGTGGCATCTATGGTGTCCTGAACAGGAAGCGGGGTCATGTCTTCGAGGAGTCCCAGGTGGCTGGCACCCCGATGTTTGTCGTCAAGGCCTACCTGCCTGTCAATGAGTCCTTTG